A single genomic interval of Arthrobacter globiformis harbors:
- a CDS encoding LLM class flavin-dependent oxidoreductase, with translation MPERTTAKAGGARQLHLNAFLMSTGHHEASWRLPESDSFAGTQVAHFQQLARTAERGTFDSIFFADSPVLHGDVRQRPYGTLEPTVLLSAIAAVTKRIGLIGTASTTYNDPYNLARRFASLDHISGGRAGWNVVTTAGEAAARNFSLEDQPAHWRRYERAAEFLDAARKLWDSWEDDAAVGDKAAGVWGDSSRVHAVNHTGRYFRIQGPLDVPRSPQGHPVIVQAGSSEDGKDFAARYAEAVFTAQQTLAEAQRFYAELKRKTAAVGRNPEHIKILPGIVPVIGSTEHEARRLEKQLDELIHPEHARKQLAGVLRVSPESLPLDAQLPEDLPSEDAIEGAKSRYTLIVELARRERLTVRQLIGRLGGGRGHRTFSGTPEQVADAIQEWFEKGAADGFNIMPPVLPSGLDAFVDHVIPILRSRGLFRQQYTGRTLREHYGLPRPASGFAPAESAEPAA, from the coding sequence ATGCCTGAACGCACCACTGCCAAAGCCGGCGGCGCACGCCAGCTCCACCTGAATGCCTTCCTGATGAGCACCGGACACCACGAGGCGTCCTGGCGGCTGCCCGAAAGCGACAGCTTCGCCGGAACGCAGGTGGCACACTTCCAGCAGCTCGCCCGTACCGCCGAACGCGGCACCTTCGACTCGATCTTCTTCGCCGACTCGCCCGTGCTGCACGGCGACGTGCGCCAGCGCCCCTATGGGACGCTCGAGCCCACGGTCCTGCTCAGTGCCATCGCTGCCGTGACCAAACGGATCGGGCTGATCGGCACCGCCTCCACCACCTACAACGATCCCTACAACCTGGCACGCAGGTTCGCCTCGCTGGACCACATCAGCGGCGGCCGGGCCGGCTGGAACGTGGTGACAACGGCCGGCGAGGCCGCGGCGCGGAACTTCTCGCTGGAGGACCAGCCCGCACACTGGCGCCGTTACGAGCGCGCCGCCGAGTTCCTGGACGCCGCCAGGAAGCTCTGGGACAGCTGGGAAGACGACGCCGCGGTGGGGGACAAGGCGGCCGGGGTCTGGGGGGACAGCTCACGCGTCCACGCCGTCAACCACACCGGCCGCTACTTCCGGATCCAGGGTCCCCTGGACGTGCCGCGTTCACCCCAGGGCCACCCGGTGATCGTGCAGGCCGGCTCTTCCGAAGACGGTAAGGACTTCGCCGCCCGCTACGCCGAGGCGGTGTTCACCGCGCAGCAGACACTGGCCGAGGCACAGCGCTTCTATGCCGAACTGAAGCGGAAGACGGCCGCCGTGGGCCGCAACCCGGAACACATCAAGATCCTGCCCGGCATTGTTCCGGTTATCGGCTCCACCGAGCACGAGGCGCGGCGGCTGGAGAAGCAGCTTGATGAGCTCATCCATCCTGAGCACGCACGGAAGCAGCTGGCCGGAGTCCTCCGGGTCTCGCCCGAATCCCTACCGCTTGATGCGCAACTGCCCGAGGACCTCCCCTCGGAGGATGCGATCGAAGGGGCCAAGAGCCGGTACACCTTGATCGTGGAGCTCGCCCGGCGCGAGCGGCTCACCGTCCGGCAGCTCATCGGCAGGCTCGGGGGCGGCCGCGGGCACCGCACCTTCTCCGGAACGCCCGAGCAGGTGGCGGATGCCATTCAGGAGTGGTTCGAGAAGGGCGCGGCCGACGGCTTCAACATCATGCCGCCGGTGCTGCCTTCGGGCCTGGACGCCTTCGTGGACCACGTCATCCCGATCTTGCGGTCCCGCGGACTGTTCCGCCAGCAGTACACGGGGCGCACGCTGCGTGAGCACTACGGGCTGCCGCGGCCCGCGAGCGGTTTTGCCCCTGCAGAGTCCGCTGAGCCGGCTGCTTAG
- a CDS encoding bile acid:sodium symporter family protein yields MLEATKDPVTPPSATEADAAPLNPALAAEARIARVAVTVFPLLVLAAGVAGFLLPGAFKPLGPAVPYLLGIIMFCMGLTLTPPDFAAVARRPWAVVLGIVAHYVIMPGAGWAIATLLHLEPSLAVGLILVGCAPSGTASNVMAFLAKGDVALSVAVASVSTLIAPVVTPVLVLFLAGSFLTIDAGAMVLDIVKTVLLPVIAGLLARLFLKKLVAKALPALPWASAVVISLIVAVVVAGSASKIVAAGGIVFLAVVLHNGFGLGLGYLAGKLGRLDDKARRALAFEVGMQNSGLAATLATAHFTPLAALPSAVFSLWHNISGAIVAAWLARRPLQEQKPLQEQREA; encoded by the coding sequence ATGCTTGAGGCAACAAAAGACCCCGTAACCCCTCCCTCGGCCACGGAGGCCGACGCTGCACCCCTGAACCCGGCCCTCGCCGCGGAAGCCAGGATTGCCCGCGTCGCAGTGACCGTCTTCCCGCTCCTGGTGCTCGCGGCCGGCGTTGCCGGATTCCTGCTTCCCGGCGCCTTCAAACCCCTCGGCCCGGCGGTCCCGTACTTGCTGGGAATCATCATGTTCTGCATGGGGCTGACGCTGACGCCGCCCGACTTCGCGGCCGTGGCCCGCAGGCCCTGGGCCGTGGTGCTGGGCATCGTGGCCCACTACGTGATCATGCCCGGGGCCGGCTGGGCGATCGCCACCCTCCTACATCTGGAGCCCTCGCTGGCAGTTGGTCTGATCCTCGTGGGCTGCGCGCCCTCCGGCACCGCCTCCAACGTGATGGCGTTCCTGGCCAAGGGCGATGTGGCCCTTTCCGTCGCCGTCGCCAGCGTATCCACGCTCATCGCCCCGGTGGTCACGCCCGTCCTGGTGTTGTTCCTGGCCGGTTCCTTCCTGACCATCGATGCCGGCGCCATGGTGCTGGACATCGTCAAGACCGTGCTGCTGCCGGTGATCGCTGGCCTGCTGGCCCGGCTGTTCCTCAAGAAGCTCGTCGCGAAGGCGCTGCCGGCACTCCCCTGGGCCTCCGCCGTCGTGATTTCCCTCATCGTGGCGGTCGTAGTGGCGGGAAGCGCCAGCAAGATCGTGGCCGCAGGCGGCATTGTGTTCCTGGCCGTGGTGCTGCACAACGGCTTCGGCCTGGGGCTCGGCTACCTGGCCGGCAAGCTCGGCCGCCTGGACGACAAGGCTCGCAGGGCACTCGCGTTCGAGGTCGGCATGCAGAACTCCGGCCTGGCGGCAACGCTGGCCACGGCCCACTTCACCCCGCTGGCCGCGCTGCCGTCCGCCGTGTTTTCCCTCTGGCACAACATCTCAGGCGCAATCGTCGCTGCCTGGCTGGCCCGGAGGCCGCTTCAGGAGCAGAAGCCCCTCCAGGAGCAGCGGGAAGCCTAA
- a CDS encoding GGDEF domain-containing protein — MILDTATLRIAFAAMALVLALLFYFSTFRSTRSPYSAWWCAALLLFLSGSASLLLNGTPQQIWANPLGNVLLVCGAASVWAGARSLRNLKHNLWLSVALPVIAGAAAALDAPASNVWAGGAVFLASMAVLIGLASHELWRLEPGYSRVRIPMAIAAGGVAVFYFCRLVVFLIQGQDGPVFVTYFGSAVTTMVTMVLLVVVSFSMAGLSTEQQTRALRTVATQDGLTGLLNRGAFLEAAAEELERSKAASSGGSLILADLDHFKSVNDTFGHAAGDLALRAFAQACSASVRSTDVAGRYGGEEFILLLPGAGPKSAEIIAGEISRRLAEQHIPEVLRMPTVSYGISTYNAKTADLDEVIAAADVALYEAKSQGRNRTVRG, encoded by the coding sequence ATGATCCTAGACACGGCAACACTGCGGATCGCCTTTGCCGCGATGGCCCTGGTCCTGGCCCTGCTGTTCTACTTTTCCACGTTCCGCAGTACCCGCTCGCCGTACAGCGCGTGGTGGTGTGCCGCCCTGCTCCTGTTTCTCTCGGGATCGGCGTCGTTACTTCTCAACGGCACGCCCCAGCAGATCTGGGCCAACCCGCTGGGCAACGTCCTGCTGGTGTGCGGCGCGGCGAGCGTCTGGGCAGGGGCGCGCTCGCTGCGGAACCTGAAGCACAACTTGTGGCTCTCGGTTGCGCTGCCGGTCATTGCCGGCGCCGCCGCGGCACTGGACGCGCCGGCGTCCAACGTCTGGGCCGGGGGCGCGGTGTTCCTGGCGTCCATGGCCGTGCTGATTGGCTTGGCTTCGCACGAGCTGTGGCGGCTGGAGCCTGGCTATTCCCGGGTCCGGATCCCCATGGCCATAGCAGCGGGCGGGGTGGCGGTTTTCTATTTCTGCCGGCTGGTTGTATTCCTCATTCAGGGGCAGGATGGTCCCGTTTTTGTCACATATTTTGGATCGGCCGTGACCACCATGGTCACCATGGTGCTGCTGGTGGTGGTTTCCTTCAGCATGGCGGGGCTGAGCACCGAGCAGCAAACGCGGGCGCTGCGCACGGTCGCCACCCAGGACGGGCTCACTGGCCTGCTTAACCGCGGCGCCTTCCTGGAGGCGGCAGCCGAAGAACTGGAACGCAGCAAGGCCGCCAGCAGCGGCGGCTCGCTGATCCTCGCAGACCTGGACCACTTCAAGTCAGTAAACGACACCTTCGGCCACGCGGCGGGCGACCTTGCACTGCGGGCCTTTGCCCAGGCGTGCAGCGCGTCGGTTCGGTCCACGGACGTTGCCGGGCGCTACGGCGGCGAGGAGTTCATCCTCCTGCTTCCCGGTGCGGGCCCAAAGAGCGCGGAAATCATTGCGGGTGAAATCAGCAGGAGGCTGGCAGAGCAGCACATCCCTGAAGTGTTGCGGATGCCGACCGTCAGCTACGGCATTTCCACCTACAACGCGAAAACCGCTGACCTCGACGAGGTGATCGCGGCTGCCGACGTCGCTCTTTATGAAGCCAAATCACAGGGGCGGAACCGCACGGTCAGGGGCTGA
- a CDS encoding NlpC/P60 family protein gives MSFRFISGRRAAAILAASGLAFTGSVAANAANAPAQQAQAPAAAPATAGQTQTPLSAASSVKIEFERPAVKSAPAPVVAAPVVVEKPAAKPAVKTATAPAASVTAAPAAAPAKAAAAPAAPAPKVTIKAAAPAPKAPVKAAAGVNATMLASAYAQIGITQDCTAMVEKALGAAGIRVGDLAPMQFLSHGRVVSTPQPGDMIVQSGHVAIYAGGGKVISGGMNGINATMAHPLSWLTATGPVTFVRAA, from the coding sequence ATGTCGTTCCGCTTTATTTCTGGCCGCCGTGCTGCGGCCATCCTTGCAGCATCCGGCCTGGCCTTCACCGGCAGCGTCGCGGCCAATGCCGCTAACGCTCCGGCCCAGCAGGCCCAGGCTCCCGCCGCCGCCCCCGCGACGGCTGGCCAGACTCAGACTCCCCTCAGTGCCGCTTCCAGCGTCAAGATCGAGTTTGAACGCCCCGCCGTCAAGTCGGCCCCGGCTCCCGTGGTGGCGGCCCCCGTCGTCGTCGAAAAGCCGGCCGCGAAGCCTGCGGTCAAGACGGCTACGGCACCTGCCGCCTCCGTCACTGCCGCCCCGGCTGCTGCGCCCGCCAAGGCTGCAGCCGCGCCAGCCGCACCCGCACCGAAGGTCACCATCAAGGCTGCGGCTCCCGCACCTAAGGCGCCCGTCAAGGCCGCTGCAGGCGTCAATGCCACGATGCTGGCGTCCGCCTATGCCCAGATCGGCATCACGCAGGACTGCACCGCCATGGTGGAGAAGGCCCTCGGCGCCGCCGGCATCCGCGTGGGTGACCTCGCGCCGATGCAGTTCCTGAGCCACGGCAGGGTCGTCTCCACCCCGCAGCCCGGTGACATGATTGTGCAGTCCGGCCACGTGGCCATCTACGCCGGCGGCGGCAAGGTGATCAGCGGCGGCATGAACGGCATCAACGCCACCATGGCCCACCCGCTGTCCTGGCTCACGGCCACTGGTCCTGTCACATTCGTGCGCGCGGCCTAA
- a CDS encoding SulP family inorganic anion transporter: protein MKPEQLQSVRATLRSPRRLKTEALAGLVVALALIPEAIAFSVIAGVDPRIGLFASFTMAVTISFMGGRPAMISAATGAVALVIAPLMRSHGLDHLIAAVILAGVFQILLAVLGVTRLMRFIPRSVMVGFVNALAILVFMAQLPELIGVPWPVYPLAAVGLLIVIGFRRITTAVPSPLVAIVLLTVLAVVAGIDVPTVQDKGQLPESLPTLFIPNVPVTWETFQTIAPFSLSMALVGLLESLMTAKLVDDITDTRSNKTRESWGQGVANIVTGFLGGMGGCAVIGQTMINVKGSGARSRVSTFLAGVFLLVLVVTLGDIVGLIPMAALVAVMIFISAITFDWHSIAPATLKRMPKSETAVMLITVGTVVVTHNLAIGVGVGVLAAMAMFARRVAHFATVERTEVELNGLTMATYTVDGELFFASSNDLYTQFDYARDAEPDIHGVVIDLHASHLWDASTIAVLDAVTEKYRRHGREVELIGLNSASIQMRERLAGKLNATE from the coding sequence ATGAAGCCCGAACAGCTCCAGTCCGTCCGGGCCACACTCCGTTCCCCGCGGCGCCTCAAGACCGAGGCCCTCGCCGGACTGGTGGTGGCCCTCGCCCTCATTCCGGAAGCCATCGCATTCTCCGTGATCGCCGGAGTGGACCCGAGAATTGGGCTGTTCGCCTCCTTCACCATGGCGGTGACCATCTCCTTTATGGGCGGCAGGCCCGCCATGATCTCGGCCGCAACCGGCGCCGTCGCGCTGGTGATCGCGCCGCTGATGCGCAGCCACGGACTGGACCACCTGATCGCCGCGGTAATCCTCGCCGGGGTCTTCCAGATCCTGCTCGCAGTCCTGGGCGTCACACGGCTCATGCGATTCATCCCGCGCTCGGTGATGGTGGGCTTCGTGAACGCGCTGGCCATCCTCGTGTTCATGGCCCAACTGCCGGAACTGATCGGGGTTCCCTGGCCCGTCTATCCACTGGCCGCCGTGGGCCTGCTGATCGTCATCGGCTTCCGCCGGATTACGACGGCGGTGCCGTCACCTTTGGTGGCCATCGTCCTCCTGACGGTCCTCGCCGTGGTCGCCGGGATCGACGTCCCCACCGTCCAGGACAAGGGCCAACTGCCGGAAAGCCTGCCCACGCTGTTCATCCCGAATGTGCCTGTGACGTGGGAAACCTTCCAAACCATCGCACCGTTCTCGCTGTCCATGGCGCTCGTGGGGCTGCTGGAATCCCTGATGACTGCCAAGCTGGTGGACGACATCACCGATACCCGCTCCAACAAGACCCGCGAATCCTGGGGCCAAGGCGTGGCCAACATCGTCACCGGGTTCCTGGGCGGCATGGGCGGCTGCGCGGTGATCGGGCAGACAATGATCAACGTCAAGGGCTCCGGCGCCCGGAGCCGGGTTTCCACATTCCTCGCGGGCGTCTTCCTGCTGGTGCTGGTAGTCACCTTGGGCGACATCGTGGGCCTCATCCCCATGGCCGCCCTCGTGGCCGTGATGATCTTCATCTCGGCCATCACCTTTGACTGGCACTCGATTGCACCCGCCACCCTAAAGCGGATGCCCAAGTCGGAAACCGCCGTCATGCTGATCACCGTGGGCACGGTGGTGGTCACTCACAACCTGGCGATCGGCGTCGGCGTCGGGGTGCTGGCGGCGATGGCGATGTTCGCGCGCCGGGTGGCCCATTTCGCCACCGTGGAGCGGACGGAAGTGGAGCTCAACGGCCTGACGATGGCCACCTACACGGTGGACGGCGAACTGTTCTTCGCCTCTTCCAACGATCTCTACACGCAGTTCGACTACGCCCGCGACGCCGAGCCGGACATCCACGGCGTAGTGATCGACCTGCACGCCTCGCACCTGTGGGATGCCTCCACCATCGCCGTGCTGGACGCGGTCACCGAGAAGTACCGCCGGCACGGCCGTGAGGTGGAATTGATCGGCCTTAACTCGGCCAGCATCCAGATGCGGGAACGGCTCGCCGGGAAACTCAACGCAACCGAGTGA
- a CDS encoding GTP pyrophosphokinase, protein MASNWDRLDVTQRDSVQENVELYERVRPALKLVTREVLQILRTMLKDTEVTPLFVTGRTKSVDSFREKISRTEEPLEPGGPRLLKFPDPFRTLNDMVGVRVITKLPAENALVANLIKRQRHLFDCRGDREKDIGSIESGTYGYSSRHLILRTIQNDVVKNYQQVFNPEVQPNGSYFFECQIRTVFAHAWSEIEHDIRFKAEDPRAWTPHFDRQFTATAAMLETVETAFADLHERYEEVRSYWDVDGEGAAQLTPNRIRDVWRTLLPHVDRKVDDDWGWAAELLAAHGLKQTVQLAGLLSANRITEVRRALDHRYSPGPDRLLDDLLLWQYGTKHIDLTAEAPDAVPHPRRDSLLRRLKQIERYRQTKK, encoded by the coding sequence ATGGCAAGCAACTGGGATCGCCTGGACGTCACTCAGCGCGACTCCGTGCAGGAAAACGTGGAGCTCTATGAGCGCGTCCGGCCTGCCCTAAAGCTTGTCACCCGGGAAGTCCTGCAGATACTGCGGACCATGCTCAAGGACACCGAGGTCACGCCGCTCTTCGTCACCGGCCGGACCAAGTCAGTCGATTCCTTCCGCGAGAAGATCTCCCGCACCGAGGAGCCGCTGGAGCCCGGCGGCCCAAGGCTCCTGAAGTTCCCGGACCCGTTCCGCACCCTCAACGACATGGTGGGCGTGCGCGTCATCACCAAGCTGCCGGCGGAGAACGCACTGGTGGCCAACCTGATCAAGCGCCAGCGGCACCTCTTCGACTGCCGCGGCGACCGCGAAAAGGACATTGGCTCGATCGAGTCCGGAACGTACGGCTACTCCAGCCGGCACCTGATCCTGCGCACCATCCAAAACGACGTCGTCAAGAACTACCAGCAGGTCTTCAACCCCGAAGTCCAGCCCAACGGCAGCTACTTCTTCGAATGCCAGATCCGCACCGTGTTCGCGCACGCGTGGAGCGAGATCGAGCACGACATCCGGTTCAAGGCCGAGGACCCGCGGGCCTGGACGCCGCACTTCGACCGCCAGTTCACCGCCACCGCTGCAATGCTGGAGACAGTGGAGACCGCCTTCGCCGACCTGCATGAACGCTACGAGGAGGTCCGCAGCTACTGGGACGTAGACGGAGAGGGCGCGGCGCAGCTCACCCCCAACCGCATCCGCGACGTCTGGCGCACCCTGCTCCCCCACGTAGACCGTAAAGTAGATGACGACTGGGGATGGGCAGCCGAACTCCTGGCGGCCCACGGACTCAAGCAGACCGTCCAGCTTGCCGGACTGCTCAGCGCCAACCGGATCACCGAGGTCCGCAGGGCCCTGGACCACCGCTACTCCCCCGGCCCGGACCGCCTGCTGGATGACCTCCTGCTGTGGCAGTACGGCACCAAACACATCGACCTCACCGCCGAGGCGCCCGACGCCGTCCCCCACCCGCGGCGCGACAGCCTCCTGCGGCGGCTGAAGCAGATCGAGCGCTACCGCCAGACCAAGAAATAG
- a CDS encoding alpha/beta hydrolase — MKRQKYHYGDHPSQWGELFLPETPASRNGKPPSPRGIVVVIHGGYWRSQYGAELGEPLAKDLAAHGIVAWNLEYRRAGNGGGWPRTFEDVLAGIDKLREVAGEHDLDLNRVVALGHSAGGHLAVWAAGRDRLAGLGAPDADRQVARNLNGEAVHLTGVVSQSGLLNLAQAEWHDLSNGAVSNFLGGSAERYPKRHKYADPMSAVPLTIPVYAVHGLEDDTVPVSQSEAYATAARAAGAPVQVVRVPGDHFALIDPKAPSYRKCRELVQELLLL, encoded by the coding sequence GTGAAGCGGCAGAAGTACCACTACGGTGACCACCCCAGCCAGTGGGGTGAGCTCTTCCTGCCGGAAACACCTGCGTCACGCAACGGCAAGCCGCCATCGCCGCGCGGCATCGTTGTGGTGATCCACGGCGGCTACTGGCGCTCGCAGTACGGGGCTGAACTGGGCGAACCGCTGGCGAAGGACCTCGCGGCGCACGGCATCGTGGCCTGGAACCTGGAGTACCGCCGGGCGGGCAACGGCGGCGGGTGGCCGCGGACGTTCGAGGATGTCCTCGCCGGGATCGACAAGCTCCGTGAGGTGGCCGGCGAGCACGACCTCGACCTGAATCGCGTGGTGGCGCTGGGGCACTCCGCCGGCGGGCACCTGGCCGTCTGGGCGGCCGGCCGGGACCGGCTTGCAGGACTCGGCGCGCCCGACGCCGACCGGCAGGTCGCCAGGAACCTCAACGGCGAGGCCGTCCACCTGACCGGCGTCGTCAGCCAGTCCGGGCTGCTCAATCTCGCGCAGGCGGAGTGGCACGACCTCAGCAACGGTGCCGTCAGTAACTTTCTGGGCGGGTCCGCCGAGAGGTACCCCAAGCGCCACAAGTACGCCGATCCGATGAGCGCCGTGCCGCTCACCATCCCGGTCTATGCGGTCCACGGGCTTGAGGACGACACCGTGCCGGTGAGCCAGTCCGAGGCCTACGCCACGGCCGCCCGCGCAGCCGGAGCCCCAGTCCAGGTGGTCAGGGTTCCGGGCGACCACTTCGCGCTGATCGACCCGAAGGCCCCGTCGTACCGAAAGTGCCGCGAGCTGGTGCAGGAGCTGCTGCTGCTTTAG
- a CDS encoding ferredoxin reductase produces MIRLRKLARAASVLTTPLAPEDILALFDPVFSARQLRGVVTKVVPETADSATIHFRPGRGWKAHKAGQWARIGVELDGVRHWRSYSLSAPAGEDPAITVSDMGAVSGVLVRNTRPGDILFLAPPQGDFVLPEHPRPLLMLTAGSGITPVMSMVRTLVPHRPDADVVLVHSARRPEDSIFREELSELADQFPNFRVTHWFTGERGRMDFGSAAGLDSLCPDWRRRAAYACGPEGFLDDAEALWAAEAAAHPKDSKSARAEGATGPFAADPVNLIIERFNTSLLGGEGHDGGLVTFEASDREVEADGDTPLLDVGEDAGVLMPSGCRMGICHSCLLPLRAGQVRDLRTGEVHGEPGQLIQTCVSAAAGPVNLEI; encoded by the coding sequence ATGATCCGGCTCCGCAAATTGGCGCGCGCGGCGTCTGTCCTGACAACTCCTCTAGCCCCGGAGGACATCCTCGCGCTCTTTGATCCGGTGTTCTCCGCCCGGCAGCTGCGCGGCGTGGTCACCAAGGTTGTGCCCGAAACGGCGGATTCAGCCACCATCCATTTCCGGCCCGGCCGCGGCTGGAAGGCCCATAAAGCAGGCCAGTGGGCGCGGATCGGCGTGGAGCTCGACGGCGTCCGGCACTGGCGCTCCTATTCGCTCAGCGCCCCGGCGGGCGAGGATCCCGCCATCACTGTGAGTGACATGGGCGCAGTGTCCGGTGTCCTGGTCCGGAACACACGGCCAGGGGACATCCTGTTCCTGGCGCCCCCGCAGGGCGACTTCGTTCTCCCCGAACATCCGCGGCCGCTCCTGATGCTCACCGCGGGCAGCGGCATCACCCCCGTGATGTCCATGGTGCGCACGCTGGTGCCGCACCGCCCCGACGCCGATGTGGTCCTGGTCCATTCCGCCCGCAGGCCGGAGGATAGTATTTTCCGTGAGGAACTGTCCGAGCTCGCGGACCAGTTCCCCAACTTCCGCGTCACCCACTGGTTTACCGGGGAGCGTGGCCGGATGGACTTCGGCTCGGCCGCCGGACTCGACAGCCTGTGCCCCGACTGGCGCCGCCGCGCTGCCTACGCCTGCGGCCCGGAAGGGTTCCTCGATGACGCAGAAGCCCTGTGGGCCGCCGAAGCGGCCGCCCATCCCAAGGACTCCAAGTCCGCCCGCGCAGAAGGGGCCACCGGCCCGTTCGCGGCGGACCCCGTCAACCTCATTATCGAGCGCTTCAACACCAGCCTGCTCGGCGGCGAAGGGCATGACGGCGGACTGGTCACCTTTGAGGCCTCCGACCGTGAGGTGGAGGCCGACGGCGACACCCCCCTGCTCGACGTCGGCGAAGACGCCGGCGTCCTCATGCCCAGCGGCTGCCGCATGGGCATCTGCCACAGCTGCCTGCTGCCCCTGCGTGCAGGGCAGGTCCGGGACCTCCGCACCGGCGAAGTCCACGGTGAACCGGGCCAACTAATCCAGACGTGCGTTTCGGCAGCTGCCGGGCCCGTTAACCTCGAGATCTGA
- a CDS encoding fatty acid desaturase family protein, protein MTAISDRTAASTKSTDSVSTDKPVTKPRPGALAASGRPTVRPPAAAHLSDEQVAELGRELDAIKDDILAKRGASDAAYIRRVIKIQRGLEIAGRAALLGSRNKAAWVTGTSLLSLAKILENMEIGHNILHGQWDWMRDPDIHSTTWEWDFVTPARSWQHTHNDLHHRWTNVVGKDNDVGYNLLRMDEDQPWTPRALGNPLYNAILAPIFEWGIAVYDLELVDYKEGRKSKEAMTRDLKALGVKALKQFTKDYAATPAVAMLTGSGKQALLGTLTANAVRNVWAHAVIFCGHFPEGTDTFTEEMVEGETRGDWYVRQMIGSANISGSKFMHIMTGNLSHQIEHHLFPDLPSNRYGEVAPKVQEICRRYGLPYTTGPLLKQVGSSWAKVFKLALPGKKA, encoded by the coding sequence ATGACTGCAATATCCGATCGCACAGCCGCGAGCACGAAGTCCACCGACAGCGTCTCCACGGACAAGCCGGTTACGAAGCCGAGGCCGGGGGCACTGGCCGCCTCCGGCCGGCCCACCGTGCGCCCGCCCGCCGCGGCGCACCTGTCCGACGAGCAGGTGGCAGAGCTCGGCCGCGAACTGGACGCCATCAAGGATGACATCCTCGCCAAGCGCGGAGCCTCCGACGCCGCCTACATCCGGCGGGTGATCAAGATCCAGCGCGGGTTGGAGATCGCGGGACGCGCCGCGCTGCTGGGCAGCCGGAACAAGGCCGCATGGGTCACGGGAACCAGCCTGCTCAGCCTCGCCAAGATCCTGGAAAACATGGAGATCGGCCACAACATCCTCCACGGCCAGTGGGACTGGATGCGCGATCCGGACATCCACTCCACCACGTGGGAATGGGACTTCGTGACCCCGGCGCGTTCGTGGCAGCACACCCACAACGACCTGCACCACCGCTGGACCAACGTGGTGGGCAAGGACAACGACGTCGGATACAACCTGCTGCGCATGGACGAGGACCAGCCCTGGACCCCCCGGGCCCTGGGCAACCCGCTCTACAACGCGATCCTGGCCCCAATTTTCGAATGGGGCATCGCGGTCTACGACCTGGAGCTCGTCGACTACAAGGAGGGCAGGAAGAGCAAGGAGGCCATGACCCGCGACCTCAAGGCCCTCGGCGTCAAGGCCCTAAAGCAGTTCACCAAGGACTACGCCGCCACCCCGGCCGTGGCCATGCTGACCGGCTCCGGCAAGCAGGCCCTGTTGGGAACACTCACGGCCAATGCGGTCCGCAATGTGTGGGCGCACGCGGTGATCTTCTGCGGCCACTTCCCCGAAGGGACGGACACGTTCACCGAGGAAATGGTCGAGGGCGAGACCCGTGGCGACTGGTACGTCCGGCAGATGATCGGCTCGGCCAACATCTCCGGCTCCAAGTTCATGCACATCATGACCGGGAACCTGTCCCACCAGATCGAACACCACCTGTTCCCGGACCTGCCGTCCAACCGGTACGGGGAAGTGGCCCCGAAGGTGCAGGAAATCTGCCGGCGCTACGGCCTGCCGTACACCACCGGGCCGCTGCTGAAGCAGGTGGGATCCTCGTGGGCGAAGGTCTTCAAGCTCGCCCTGCCGGGGAAGAAGGCCTAG